In a genomic window of Thermodesulfovibrionales bacterium:
- a CDS encoding DUF2892 domain-containing protein: MKVNMADWDRITRIILGFLFITIAIIKGSLWWILGALGIIFIATSIVGFCPLYAILGFKTKHE, translated from the coding sequence ATGAAGGTCAACATGGCAGACTGGGACAGGATTACCAGGATAATCCTTGGATTCCTATTCATCACCATTGCAATAATCAAAGGCTCACTCTGGTGGATACTCGGTGCACTGGGTATAATCTTCATAGCCACATCAATAGTAGGATTCTGCCCCTTATATGCAATCCTGGGGTTCAAGACAAAGCATGAATAA